The following is a genomic window from Saccharicrinis carchari.
GGGTAAATAACCCAACACTACAACAAGTAGCTATTGACATATTGCTTGAAGCTTTTAAAAAAGAATTTAAGGGTGATGTTAATTTCGAGAAAAAAATAGACGAATTTAAAAAGTTAGCACAGAATATTACCAACAAAGAGGAAAGAGAAAAACGGATTATGGAGGTGGAGAACCTTAAGTATTCAATGCCCGGCGCCGAGCTGCCTAACTTTTCAATGCTTGATGCCAATGGTAATTTAGTTAATTTAAGAGATCTTTTAAAAGGACAATATATTTATTTCGATCTATGGGCCTCATGGTGCAAGCCTTGTAGAAAAGAGATACCGGCCCTTAAGCAATTAGAAAAAGATTTTGAAGATAAAAATATTTTGTTTGTCGGTGTTTCTTCCGATAAAAAGGATAATATCTGGTTAAAAACATTAGAGAAAGAAGGACTGCATAATACCCAATTGTTGGATGTTGATAATAAACTAGGCAAAAGTCTTAATGTAACTGGTATTCCTCGATTTTTGCTATATGGTCCTGATGGCAAACTAATAAATAGTAATGCCCCGCGACCAAGTAATCCCCAAATACAACAATTTTTAAACAGATATGTACAATAAAATTCAAACGAGCCCCCGAAGGATCGGGGCCGGCTCCCGATGAAAGATCGGGACAGGTTATGAGAGTTTTCTCTCACACTACCTGGCCCGTCAATGCGGGAAGGGAGCTTATTAATGGCGAGACCATCAAATACCAATAAAGGTCAAATATTTATAATGAGATGAAAAAAATTATAGCACTAATTGGCATTATAGGCATACTATCAGCTGTAAATATTAATGCTCAAAAAAGCAATATAAAAGTTCTGGTTGTAGCACATAATCCAGCCAAGGAATATGTAAAAAGCTACAGTGGACCAATGCCGGGTGAAAGAATAAAAGAATTGGCGAACAAACGAGGTGAAGAGTATAAAAAGTTCTTGAGTGAATATTTTAAGAAGGTAGATATTGTAAATTCAGATGAATATAAGGCCGCTATGTCTGATGCTTACGATGTAACAATTCTCGACGATTTGCCTGTGCCTATTGATACTTTGGATTTTGGTTTATACAGAAATGGGAAAAGTATTGTATATGGAGGAGAACCATTGATGTATCCCAGGTATTTGCCCGAAGATTTTGACAGGGCTTTGATCGTAATAGGAGATCAAACAGATGACTTGGGCTATATGATTCCGTCTAAACTGATGACCCAATGTCATTGTATTGAATTTGGATATGGCTATAATACAAATACTGAGCATACTATTTTTAATGCACCTCTTAAGGTAAATTTGGATTGGGTTAAAGTAAAAACCCCTAAAAATTTCAAGAAGTATTACTCCGGTGTAAACCTGCCAGACGAAATAGATGTATGGTGGGCACAAACCGAATCATCAGGCGACCGAAAAGGCTATTGGGTTGGCCAAATCCTCGTTGGCCTTGGCTTTGATGATTCACCGGACAGTGAGTTTATTTCCAGTAGCAATAGTATTAAGGATATTAGTGGAATGGCATTAGGTCGTAATGGCAATATGTTTCATTGGGGCTTTTCTGCTTCACCGGCATTTATGACCGAGCAGGCAAAAGAAGTTTTTGTGAACACCATCCATTATATGGCTAATTTTAATGGTAAATCAACTATTACAAATTACAAATCCAACAGCCGCCTTTGGGCCAATGAATGGTGCTACAGAAAAACAAAGCAGCTTTTAGATACGGAAAACGAATATACGCCAACAGGTGATGCTGTAATCGATAGTACCTATCTCTATTATAAAGATAACTATCCCTATTTCTATATAGATGGGATGGGGGTGATGCCAATAGTGGATGAAGAAGCAAAATCGTTGGGCATAGCCAATAACGATATACAGCTTATAGAACAATGCATTAAAATGCTTGGGAAAGGCAAAGAAACAGAAAAAGCCTTACGTCTGTTGCATCGCTATACCAACTTTAATTATACCACTGCTAAGGATTGGAAAAATTGGTACAAGACCTATAAAGACTATCTGTTTTTTACCGAACTGGGTGGTTATAAGTTTATGATTGATACTTACAATAATCCTGAACTTAAAATACAGTTGTCTACCGCTGATAAAACAGAACCTAAGGCGCGGCTTGTTAACAAGGTAACTAACCACGAAGACGAGATTTTAAAGATAGAATGTAAACTTTTATCCGGTACACAAGATAACTATACCGTAGAGTTAAATCTTGATATTAAAGACGGCTGGCATATATATGCCGATATGCCGGAGGATGGGATTTTT
Proteins encoded in this region:
- a CDS encoding protein-disulfide reductase DsbD domain-containing protein, which translates into the protein MKKIIALIGIIGILSAVNINAQKSNIKVLVVAHNPAKEYVKSYSGPMPGERIKELANKRGEEYKKFLSEYFKKVDIVNSDEYKAAMSDAYDVTILDDLPVPIDTLDFGLYRNGKSIVYGGEPLMYPRYLPEDFDRALIVIGDQTDDLGYMIPSKLMTQCHCIEFGYGYNTNTEHTIFNAPLKVNLDWVKVKTPKNFKKYYSGVNLPDEIDVWWAQTESSGDRKGYWVGQILVGLGFDDSPDSEFISSSNSIKDISGMALGRNGNMFHWGFSASPAFMTEQAKEVFVNTIHYMANFNGKSTITNYKSNSRLWANEWCYRKTKQLLDTENEYTPTGDAVIDSTYLYYKDNYPYFYIDGMGVMPIVDEEAKSLGIANNDIQLIEQCIKMLGKGKETEKALRLLHRYTNFNYTTAKDWKNWYKTYKDYLFFTELGGYKFMIDTYNNPELKIQLSTADKTEPKARLVNKVTNHEDEILKIECKLLSGTQDNYTVELNLDIKDGWHIYADMPEDGIFIETKISFETPEGIVLNGSLKKPKTHKYDEMEGVTLYQGKSLFTQSISLDKKKYNGAPIVCKVYYQACDSYKCNPPVEQQLKLMVK